A genomic window from Nicotiana sylvestris chromosome 11, ASM39365v2, whole genome shotgun sequence includes:
- the LOC104247389 gene encoding actin-depolymerizing factor 2-like, translated as MANAASGMAVHDDCKLKFLELKAKRTYRFIVFKIEEKQKQVIVEKLGEPAESYEDFAASLPADECRYTVFDFDFVTEEGCQKSKIFFIAWSPDTAKVRSKMIYASSKDRFKRELDGIQVELQATDPTEMGLDVFKSRTT; from the exons ATG GCTAATGCGGCATCAGGCATGGCTGTGCATGACGATTGCAAACTGAAGTTTCTGGAATTGAAAGCTAAGAGGACTTATCGCTTCATAGTATTCAAAATTGAGGAGAAGCAAAAGCAGGTCATCGtggaaaagcttggtgaacctgctGAGAGTTATGAGGACTTTGCTGCTAGTCTACCTGCAGATGAGTGTCGATATACAGTGTTTGATTTTGACTTTGTGACAGAGGAGGGTTGCCAGAAGAGCAAGATTTTCTTTATTGCGTG GTCCCCTGATACTGCGAAGGTTAGAAGCAAAATGATCTATGCTAGTTCCAAGGATAGATTCAAGAGGGAACTGGATGGAATTCAGGTTGAGCTGCAGGCAACTGACCCAACTGAGATGGGGCTGGATGTTTTCAAAAGCCGCACCACTTAA